In Micromonospora sp. NBC_01813, the following are encoded in one genomic region:
- the cobT gene encoding nicotinate-nucleotide--dimethylbenzimidazole phosphoribosyltransferase, which translates to MLDATLAAIRPPDDEAMAQARDLHARLTKPAGSLGVLEELSVRLAGLAGTCPPPIPQPGAVAIFAADHGVHRQRVTGWPQEVTAQMVANFLAGGAVVNAFARQAGASVTVVDVGVAAELEPAAGLVQARVRPGTADLSAGPAMTLDEARAAVEVGIRVAADLHAAGAGVLLTGDMGIANTTAAAALIAAFTGATAAAVTGRGTGVDDETYQRKVAVVDAALRRHQPDPADPVGVLAAVGGLEHAALCGFILGAAARRIPVIVDGVSAVAAALAAAACAPAATAAMIAGHRSAEPGATVGLRQLGLVPLVDLGLRLGEGTGALLAWPIVASAVRVLHEVATFDSAGVSEK; encoded by the coding sequence ATGCTCGACGCGACCCTGGCGGCGATCCGACCCCCGGACGACGAGGCGATGGCGCAGGCCCGGGACCTGCATGCCCGGCTGACGAAACCCGCCGGCTCGCTCGGCGTACTGGAGGAACTGTCGGTCCGGCTCGCCGGCCTGGCCGGGACCTGCCCGCCGCCGATACCGCAACCGGGCGCGGTAGCGATCTTCGCCGCCGACCACGGGGTGCACCGGCAGCGGGTGACCGGCTGGCCGCAGGAGGTGACCGCCCAGATGGTGGCGAACTTCCTTGCCGGCGGTGCGGTGGTGAACGCCTTCGCCCGGCAGGCCGGGGCGAGCGTCACCGTGGTCGACGTCGGGGTCGCGGCCGAGCTGGAGCCCGCCGCGGGGCTGGTCCAGGCCCGAGTTCGGCCCGGCACCGCCGACCTGTCCGCCGGCCCGGCGATGACCCTCGACGAGGCGCGCGCCGCCGTCGAGGTGGGCATCCGGGTCGCCGCCGACCTGCATGCCGCCGGGGCCGGCGTGCTGCTCACCGGTGACATGGGCATCGCCAACACCACCGCCGCGGCGGCCCTGATCGCCGCCTTCACCGGTGCCACCGCCGCGGCCGTCACCGGTCGCGGCACTGGCGTCGACGACGAGACGTACCAGCGGAAGGTGGCCGTGGTGGACGCCGCGCTGCGCCGGCACCAGCCGGACCCGGCCGATCCGGTCGGAGTGCTGGCGGCGGTCGGCGGGCTGGAACACGCCGCCCTGTGCGGATTCATCCTCGGCGCCGCCGCCCGCCGGATACCGGTGATCGTCGACGGGGTCAGCGCGGTCGCCGCCGCTCTCGCGGCCGCGGCCTGCGCTCCGGCCGCCACCGCCGCGATGATCGCCGGCCACCGCTCAGCGGAGCCAGGCGCTACCGTGGGTCTGCGCCAGCTCGGTCTGGTGCCTCTGGTCGATCTGGGGTTGCGGCTGGGGGAGGGCACCGGCGCCCTGCTGGCCTGGCCGATCGTCGCCAGCGCGGTCCGGGTGCTGCACGAGGTGGCCACCTTCGACTCGGCGGGGGTCTCCGAGAAGTGA